The following is a genomic window from Amycolatopsis australiensis.
CGGCCTGACGCGTCCTTCGGGTACGCGGCCTGCGAAGCGGCTTCGGCGTCTTTCGCGCAGGGGACGGTCGGCGCGGGCGCGGGCGCGGCCGTCGGGTCGCTCAAAGGCGGCGTCGGGTCGGCCAGCGAGCTCGTCGGCGAGTACACGGTCGGGGCGCTGGCGGCGGTCAACGCGGCCGGCGAAGCGGTGGACCTCTCGACCGGCCGGGCGTACGCGGCCGACCATGGCGACTTCGGCGTGAAGTGGCCTTCGCGACCTGCGGATCTGCCGCCGCGCCGGACCGACCTGAACACCACGATCGGCGTGGTCGCGGTCGACGCGGCGCTGTCGAAGGCCGAGGCCCGCCGGCTCGCGGTCGCGGCGCAGGACGGACTGGCCCGCGCGGTGCGTCCCGCCCACACGATGTTCGACGGCGACACGGTGTTCGCGCTGGCCACCGGCGCCCGGGAGCTGCCGGAGGCCGGCGGGCCGTTCGGCGCGGCGGCGCGGCCGGCGGCACTGGACGCGCTGTGTTCGGCGGCGGCACGCGTGTTCGCGCGGGCCATGGTGCACGGCCTGCTGGCCGCGACCACGGCGGGCGGGGTGCCGGCCTACCGGGACGTCTGGCCGGAGGCGTTCGGCTGAGTCAGAGCTCCGGCAGCGGGTCCGGCGGCAGGTCGCGAGCCCCTTCGAGGTTCGCCGCGTGGACGGCGCCGACGTACTCCTCGTCGATCTCCAGGCGCAGCCCGGCGACCGTGAGGACCGGCCCGGGCGACGGGTGCGCCTCCACCGGGCCGATTTCGGTGCGCCGGGGCAGCCGGTCGTGAACCGCCTTCGGGAAGGTCCGCCGGAACCGGCCGCCGTAGAGCACCGTGACGCTGCGGTCGGTGACCACGACGAAGAACGACGCCCGGGTGCGCACGCCGTCGACGTAGAGCGAGATGCCGGGGAGCAGGTACTGGATCCCCTCGCCGTCTCGGAGGAACTCCGGCAGCGATCGCGGGCAGAGGCATGCCGATTGTCCTGGTGAGCGCAATATCTCATCATCTGGACAGCTTGTGTCCACGACCTAAGATGTCGGTGTGCTCCGGATCCGCCGTGAACTCGTCGACGAGATCGTCGCCCACGCCCGCCGTGACCACCCCGACGAGGCGTGCGGGGTGATCGCCGGCCCCGAGGGCTCCGACTCGCCCGAGCGGTTCATTCCCATGCTGAACGCCGCGCGGTCGCCGACGTTCTACGAATTCGACTCCGGCGACCTGCTGAAGCTCTACCGCGAGATGGACGCCAACGGCGAGGTGCC
Proteins encoded in this region:
- a CDS encoding Mov34/MPN/PAD-1 family protein, which translates into the protein MLRIRRELVDEIVAHARRDHPDEACGVIAGPEGSDSPERFIPMLNAARSPTFYEFDSGDLLKLYREMDANGEVPVVIYHSHTATEAYPSRTDANIAAEPGAHYVLVSTRDPEVHEFRSYRIVDAEITEEPVEIID
- a CDS encoding P1 family peptidase; amino-acid sequence: MITDVPGVLVGHHERVGDGWATGTTVVLVPDGAVGAVDQRGGAPGTRETNLLEPENLVQRVNAVCLSGGSAYGLAAADGVMRWLAERNLGFPVGTQPHEVVPIVPAAVLFDLPRSEWGNRPDASFGYAACEAASASFAQGTVGAGAGAAVGSLKGGVGSASELVGEYTVGALAAVNAAGEAVDLSTGRAYAADHGDFGVKWPSRPADLPPRRTDLNTTIGVVAVDAALSKAEARRLAVAAQDGLARAVRPAHTMFDGDTVFALATGARELPEAGGPFGAAARPAALDALCSAAARVFARAMVHGLLAATTAGGVPAYRDVWPEAFG